The segment TTAGAAGGCGGAGAGCCAAAAGTAATTCCAAATCCAGAAGGTAACCGTACATCTCCATCAGTTGTTGCATTCAAAAATGGTGAAAAACAAGTAGGTGAGGTAGCTAAGCGTCAAGCAGTTACAAACCCAAACACAATCATGTCAATTAAATCAAAAATGGGTACAAATGAAAACGTAACAGTTGAAGATAAAGACTATACGCCTCAAGAAGTATCAGCGATGATTTTACAATACTTAAAAGGTTATGCAGAAGATTATCTTGGTGAAAAAGTAACGAAAGCGGTTATTACAGTTCCGGCTTACTTCAATGATGCACAACGTCAAGCAACAAAAGACGCTGGTACAATTGCTGGTCTTGAAGTAGAACGTATTATTAACGAGCCAACTGCAGCAGCACTTGCTTACGGTTTAGATCAACAAGATATCGACCAAAAGATCTTAGTATTTGACTTAGGTGGCGGTACATTTGACGTATCAATCCTTGAGTTAGCGGACGGTGTGTTCGAAGTATTAGCAACAGCAGGTGACAACAAACTTGGTGGTGACGACTTCGACCAAAAAATTATGGATTTCTTAGTACAAGAATTCAAAAAAGAAAATGGCGTTGACTTATCAAAAGATAAAATGGCAATGCAACGTTTAAAAGATGCAGCTGAAAAAGCGAAAAAAGACTTATCAGGTGTAACATCATCTCAAGTATCATTACCATTCATCACTGCAGGAGCAGATGGTCCACTTCACTTAGAAGTAACATTAACTCGTGCAAAATTTGATGAGTTAACAAATGACTTAGTAGAACGTACGATCATTCCAACGCGTCAAGCATTATCAGACGCAGGTCTATCAGCTTCTGAATTAGATAGAGTGATTTTAGTTGGTGGTTCTACTCGTATTCCAGCAGTAGTAGAAGCAATCAAAAATGCAACAGGTCATGAGCCACATAAAGGTGTAAACCCGGATGAAGTTGTAGCAATGGGTGCGGCTGTACAAGGTGGCGTACTTGCAGGTGATGTGCAAGGCGTATTATTACTAGACGTAACACCATTATCACTTGGTATTGAAACAATGGGCGGCGTTATGACGAAATTAATCGACCGTAACACAACGATCCCAACATCAAAATCACAAGTGTTCTCAACTGCAGCGGATAACCAACCAGCAGTAGACATTCACGTATTACAAGGTGAGCGTTCAATGGCAGCGGACAACAAAACGTTAGGTCGCTTCCAATTATCAGATATTCCAGCAGCACCACGTGGTATTCCGCAAATCGAAGTAACATTCGATATTGATGCAAACGGTATCGTATCTGTTAAAGCAAAAGACCTTGGTACACAAAAAGAGCAAACAATCGTAATCCAATCTGATTCTGGTTTAACGGATGAAGATATCGAGCGCATGGTTAAAGATGCTGAAGCAAATGCAGAGGCAGATGCAAAACGTAAAGAAGAAGCAGATCTTCGCAACGAAGCAGACCAATTAGTGTTCCAAGTAGACAAAACAATTACAGACTTAGGCGAGCAAATTACAGAAGACGAAAAGAAATCTGTAGAAGATGCGCGTGATGAATTAAAAGCAGCACTTGAAGCGGGTGAGCTTGAAGGCATCAAAGCTTCTAAAGAAAAATTAGAAGGTGTATTACAACCATTAGTAATGAAAGTCTATGAGCAAGCGGCAGCAGCACAAGCGGCCGGGGGCGGTGCAGAAGGTGCTGACTTTGGCGGCGCTGATGCAGGTAAAAAAGACGACGGTATCGTAGACGCAGACTTTGAAGAAGTAAAAGACGATAAATAATTAATTAATCTTTAGCCCAAAGAAGTAGAAAAAGCCAAAGACCGCTTGCGGCTTTGGCTTTTTCTAAGTGTTATGTAAAGTTATCATTTCGAGAGAATCCGATAAATGAGAATTTAAAAAATGAATGGTGTAGCAAATTGTATACATCATTTTTTCAACATGTTAAAATAGACGTTATGTAAAAGAGCGGAGAGTGAATAATGAGTAAGCGTGATTACTATGAAGTGCTTGGCATAGCAAAAAGTGCAAGCAAAGATGAAATAAAGAAAGCTTATCGTAAATTATCAAAACAATATCACCCAGACATTAATAAAGAACCCGATGCGGATGAAAAATTTAAAGAAGTAGCAGAAGCATACGAAGTCCTTTTTGATGAGCAAAAACGTGCACGTTATGATCAATTTGGTCATGAGGATCCAAATGCTGGATTTGGCGGTGGAGGTGCTGGTGGTTTCGGTGGCTTCGAAGATATTTTCAGTTCATTCTTTGGTGGTGGACGTCGTCAAGATCCAAATGCGCCTCGCAAAGGGGACGACTTACAATACCGCATGAATATTACGTTTGAAGAAGCGGTATTCGGAAAAGAAACAGAAATAGAAATTCCAACAGAAGAGTCATGTGGAACTTGTCATGGTTCAGGTGCAAAGCCAGGAACAACGCCACAAACATGTTCGCAATGTAATGGTGCAGGACAAATTAACCAAGCGGTGGATACACCATTTGGTCGCATGATGAATAAACGTTCATGCCCAAGCTGTCGTGGTCAAGGGAAAATTATCGTTGATAAATGTTCAACTTGTCGCGGTGCAGGTCAAGTTACGAAAAAGAAAAAAATTAAAATTACAATTCCAGCAGGTGTGGATGACGGGCAACAACTACGCGTATCGGGCCAAGGGGAAGCAGGCTTTAACGGCGGTCCATCAGGTGACTTATATATCGTATTCTCAGTTCGTAAGCACGAGTTTTACGAGCGTGATGGCGATGATATTATGTTCGAGCTAAAATTAACATTCCCACAAGCAGCATTAGGTGACGAAATTGAAGTACCAACGATTCACGGGAAAGTGAAACTAAAAATCCCAGTAGGTACACAATCAGGCGCGCAATTCCGATTGAAAGATAAGGGTGTTAAAAATGTACATGGCTATGGCACAGGGCATCAATATGTCATCGTCAACGTTGTGACACCAACGAAATTGACAGAAAAGCAGAAACAATTATTACGTGAGTTTGCAGAAATTAGCGGCGACATTCCAGAAGAACAAGGAAGCTCACTATTCGATAAAATTAAAAAGAAAATTAAGGGTGACTAACTTGTTTCAGCAGGGTTAAAACCCGTGCTGAAGTAGAGGAACTCAGGTTAAGGACGCCGCATCGTGCGGCAACGCCTGAGTGACCAACATCGTGTTGGCCTAATGCCCCGGCGGATGTTACAGATTTTTAAGAGGAGTTTTTCGAGTGAGCTCGAAAAAAATCTGAACGCAATTACGCCTCGGCGTAATTGATTAAGGGAGTGGATTGTAAGTGAAGTGGACAGAGCTTTCGATATTAACGACACATGAAGCGGTTGATGCAGTAACGAACATTCTACACGAAGCAGGCGCTAATGGCGTAGTGATAGAGGATTCAAAAGAATTAGATAAAGAAAGAATCGATAAATTTGGTGAAATTTATGCCTTAAACCCACAGGACTTTCCAAAAACTGGTGTCATTGTGAAAGCATACTTATCTGCATCAAGTTTTCTATCTGAAACAGTAGAAGAAATCAAACTTGCAATTGCCAACCTTGTGAATTTTGATATTAATATAGGTGAAAATGTTTTAACGCTATGTGAAATTGACGAGGAAGATTGGGCGACAGCATGGAAGCAATATTATCATCCGGTGAAAATTTCGGAGCGTTTTACAATTGTGCCAACATGGGAAGAGTATACACCAGTAAGTACAGATGAATTAATTATCGAGTTGGATCCAGGCATGGCATTCGGAACGGGTAC is part of the Solibacillus sp. FSL K6-1523 genome and harbors:
- the dnaK gene encoding molecular chaperone DnaK; the encoded protein is MSKIIGIDLGTTNSCVSVLEGGEPKVIPNPEGNRTSPSVVAFKNGEKQVGEVAKRQAVTNPNTIMSIKSKMGTNENVTVEDKDYTPQEVSAMILQYLKGYAEDYLGEKVTKAVITVPAYFNDAQRQATKDAGTIAGLEVERIINEPTAAALAYGLDQQDIDQKILVFDLGGGTFDVSILELADGVFEVLATAGDNKLGGDDFDQKIMDFLVQEFKKENGVDLSKDKMAMQRLKDAAEKAKKDLSGVTSSQVSLPFITAGADGPLHLEVTLTRAKFDELTNDLVERTIIPTRQALSDAGLSASELDRVILVGGSTRIPAVVEAIKNATGHEPHKGVNPDEVVAMGAAVQGGVLAGDVQGVLLLDVTPLSLGIETMGGVMTKLIDRNTTIPTSKSQVFSTAADNQPAVDIHVLQGERSMAADNKTLGRFQLSDIPAAPRGIPQIEVTFDIDANGIVSVKAKDLGTQKEQTIVIQSDSGLTDEDIERMVKDAEANAEADAKRKEEADLRNEADQLVFQVDKTITDLGEQITEDEKKSVEDARDELKAALEAGELEGIKASKEKLEGVLQPLVMKVYEQAAAAQAAGGGAEGADFGGADAGKKDDGIVDADFEEVKDDK
- the dnaJ gene encoding molecular chaperone DnaJ: MSKRDYYEVLGIAKSASKDEIKKAYRKLSKQYHPDINKEPDADEKFKEVAEAYEVLFDEQKRARYDQFGHEDPNAGFGGGGAGGFGGFEDIFSSFFGGGRRQDPNAPRKGDDLQYRMNITFEEAVFGKETEIEIPTEESCGTCHGSGAKPGTTPQTCSQCNGAGQINQAVDTPFGRMMNKRSCPSCRGQGKIIVDKCSTCRGAGQVTKKKKIKITIPAGVDDGQQLRVSGQGEAGFNGGPSGDLYIVFSVRKHEFYERDGDDIMFELKLTFPQAALGDEIEVPTIHGKVKLKIPVGTQSGAQFRLKDKGVKNVHGYGTGHQYVIVNVVTPTKLTEKQKQLLREFAEISGDIPEEQGSSLFDKIKKKIKGD
- the prmA gene encoding 50S ribosomal protein L11 methyltransferase, encoding MKWTELSILTTHEAVDAVTNILHEAGANGVVIEDSKELDKERIDKFGEIYALNPQDFPKTGVIVKAYLSASSFLSETVEEIKLAIANLVNFDINIGENVLTLCEIDEEDWATAWKQYYHPVKISERFTIVPTWEEYTPVSTDELIIELDPGMAFGTGTHPTTVMCLQALEEVVKKGDTVVDVGTGSGVLSIGAAMLGAKSVHALDLDEVAVTAARENIALNKVDSVVEVFHGNLLDTVKEPADIVVANILADIIISFTDDAYSIVKSGGLYVTSGIIGAKKDDVKEALEKSGFIIEEVLMMEDWVAIISRRP